Proteins encoded by one window of Mangrovibacterium diazotrophicum:
- the murB gene encoding UDP-N-acetylmuramate dehydrogenase → MIRFEQNFSLKAYNTFGIEATARYFFEFTEFEDLPYFLANFQEWQKLPILLLGGGSNMLFVDDFDGVVIHSNIPGIKQVNEDRNHVWLEVGAGENWDRFVAYCVSEWHGGVENLSLIPGNVGAAPVQNIGAYGVEVCDYIESVKGFDLKTFEAYDIPAAECRFGYRDSVFKHELKNRFIVTSVVFRLDKFIEYKLDYGDLRAEVEKRGGENIHFVRDAVIAIRESKLPDPEVLGNAGSFFKNPIVESDFAEKLKKQFPQIPVYPAGEGKNKLAAGWLIDQCGLKGYRVGDAAVHEKQALVLVNHGAATGNEIYELAKHIQNSVHERFQVALEPEVNMIGI, encoded by the coding sequence ATGATTCGTTTCGAGCAAAATTTTTCGCTGAAAGCATACAACACATTTGGTATCGAGGCTACGGCCCGATATTTTTTTGAATTTACCGAATTTGAAGATCTACCTTACTTTTTAGCCAATTTTCAGGAGTGGCAGAAGTTGCCCATCTTGTTACTGGGAGGTGGAAGCAATATGCTTTTTGTGGATGATTTTGACGGGGTGGTTATTCACTCCAATATTCCTGGAATAAAGCAGGTTAATGAAGATCGCAATCATGTGTGGCTGGAAGTCGGTGCAGGAGAAAACTGGGATCGGTTTGTAGCTTATTGTGTTAGCGAGTGGCATGGCGGTGTGGAGAATTTATCACTGATCCCAGGGAATGTGGGGGCAGCACCGGTCCAGAACATTGGCGCATATGGTGTGGAGGTTTGCGATTACATTGAAAGTGTGAAAGGTTTCGATCTGAAGACTTTTGAGGCCTACGATATTCCGGCGGCTGAGTGTCGGTTCGGCTATCGCGACAGTGTATTTAAACATGAGCTGAAGAACCGCTTTATTGTGACCTCTGTTGTTTTTCGCCTCGATAAATTCATTGAATACAAATTGGATTATGGTGATTTACGAGCTGAGGTTGAGAAAAGAGGAGGGGAGAACATCCACTTTGTTCGCGACGCGGTGATTGCAATTCGTGAATCGAAGTTACCTGATCCGGAGGTTTTGGGAAACGCAGGGAGCTTCTTCAAAAATCCGATTGTAGAGAGCGATTTCGCAGAAAAACTGAAAAAGCAATTTCCTCAAATACCTGTTTACCCGGCCGGTGAGGGCAAGAATAAGTTAGCAGCCGGTTGGTTGATCGATCAATGTGGATTGAAAGGATATCGGGTTGGCGATGCCGCAGTGCACGAAAAGCAGGCTTTGGTGTTAGTCAATCACGGTGCAGCTACCGGGAATGAAATTTACGAATTGGCCAAACACATTCAGAACTCCGTTCACGAACGGTTTCAGGTAGCATTGGAGCCCGAAGTCAATATGATCGGAATCTAA
- the mltG gene encoding endolytic transglycosylase MltG yields the protein MELNTRNRLMLFPKLNKLIIVIFAIAFVAVGLYGYRLFNYIFEENVKSPGSITIPYDASFEQVLDSLRKMDILENEKAFKWVANKKDYPAFIKPGKYIFDKGMNSNSLVNMLKAGNQKPITITFNNLRFMEDLAGKVSKYIEPDSAELIAYLDSASIMEQYGFDKPSFHAMFIPNSYEMYWTTTPEQFVSRMHAEYNRFWNAKRLAEADSLGLTPVQVITLASIVQEETIKPDEKPIVAGLYLNRIHKGMLLQADPTVKFALGDFGIKRILTRHLEIDSPYNTYKFAGLPPGPINFPEVSSIEAVLHADNNKYLYMCAREDFSGYHNFARTLAQHNANAAKYRNALNENKIFE from the coding sequence GCCTTTTTAACTACATCTTTGAAGAGAACGTCAAGAGTCCCGGCAGCATTACTATTCCTTACGACGCAAGTTTCGAACAAGTTCTTGATTCGCTGCGCAAAATGGACATTCTGGAGAATGAGAAAGCTTTCAAATGGGTTGCAAACAAGAAAGACTATCCTGCTTTTATTAAGCCCGGAAAATATATTTTCGATAAAGGAATGAACTCCAATTCGCTGGTAAATATGTTGAAGGCCGGTAACCAAAAACCAATCACCATCACCTTCAATAATCTCCGTTTCATGGAAGATTTGGCCGGAAAAGTCTCCAAGTATATTGAACCGGATTCAGCCGAGTTGATCGCTTATCTGGATTCAGCAAGTATCATGGAGCAATATGGTTTCGACAAACCTTCGTTTCACGCCATGTTCATCCCGAACAGCTACGAAATGTACTGGACCACAACCCCGGAACAATTTGTGTCGCGCATGCACGCCGAGTACAACCGTTTCTGGAACGCCAAGCGATTGGCCGAAGCTGACTCGCTTGGACTGACACCAGTACAGGTAATTACATTAGCCTCTATTGTTCAGGAAGAAACCATCAAGCCGGATGAAAAACCAATTGTTGCCGGACTTTACCTGAACCGGATTCACAAAGGCATGCTTTTGCAGGCTGATCCGACGGTTAAATTTGCCCTGGGTGATTTCGGCATCAAGCGAATCCTGACCAGGCATCTTGAAATTGATTCGCCCTACAACACCTACAAATTTGCCGGCCTCCCTCCCGGCCCGATTAATTTCCCGGAAGTATCGAGCATTGAAGCCGTGTTGCATGCTGACAACAACAAATACCTGTACATGTGTGCCCGCGAAGATTTCTCAGGTTACCACAATTTTGCCCGTACTTTAGCGCAGCACAATGCCAATGCTGCCAAATACAGGAATGCCTTAAACGAGAATAAGATTTTCGAGTAA